From the Amphiura filiformis unplaced genomic scaffold, Afil_fr2py scaffold_74, whole genome shotgun sequence genome, one window contains:
- the LOC140144708 gene encoding uncharacterized protein: MHANREETLLRQESGNEQPIATSAASLTRGSTTSHHRQADIQSYSMSRSPASDSGGEFSDDAMSVDSSISSSSPRHHHPHPLIDVESLSNHGDESRGIDEENINIRSHPRVRSPVIRHVLNSRANRSKMLSDDEQQDLRLKINSRERKRMHDLNSALDGLREVMPYAHGPSVRKLSKIATLLLAKNYIVMLSSSLEEMRRLLSDVYQGSHQHPAPPSAAAIAAAASLATPTSPRSAFLPSSTSLPPPPPPIPCLPPYLSTAIPTTMALPTAPTLHLPSSSSPPATLHKPEVSLAAVSAASAVRSPIPVSSSSAAESHHHHHRSSLSSVYSRWAMPCSCTQCRISPGLPISHLPLRSTELARPIPGK, from the coding sequence ATGCACGCTAATAGAGAGGAAACTTTGTTACGCCAAGAAAGCGGTAACGAGCAACCAATTGCAACAAGTGCTGCAAGTTTGACGCGGGGGAGCACCACATCTCACCACCGTCAAGCCGATATTCAGTCTTATTCCATGTCAAGATCTCCTGCTTCCGACTCTGGTGGAGAATTCAGCGACGACGCTATGTCAGTGGACTCTTCCATCAGTTCATCTTCTCCTCGACATCACCATCCTCATCCTCTTATTGATGTTGAATCTTTGAGCAACCATGGAGACGAGAGCAGGGGCATAGATGAAGAAAACATCAACATCAGATCTCATCCTCGCGTGAGATCACCAGTGATTCGTCATGTATTGAACTCAAGAGCTAACAGAAGTAAAATGTTGTCCGATGACGAACAGCAAGACCTGAGACTTAAGATAAATAGCCGTGAAAGAAAACGTATGCACGATTTGAACTCAGCACTTGATGGACTTCGCGAAGTAATGCCATACGCGCATGGACCATCAGTGCGTAAACTGTCAAAAATCGCAACTCTGTTACTCGCTAAGAACTATATTGTAATGCTGAGCAGCAGTTTGGAAGAGATGCGTCGTTTATTGAGCGACGTGTACCAAGGATCACATCAACATCCTGCACCACCGTCAGCTGCAGCAATTGCCGCTGCTGCAAGTCTCGCAACACCAACTTCACCAAGATCTGCATTTCTTCCATCATCCACATCtcttccaccaccaccaccaccaataccATGCTTACCACCATACCTATCGACGGCAATACCAACTACAATGGCACTCCCGACAGCACCAACTCTGCACTTGCCATCTTCATCATCGCCACCCGCTACTCTTCATAAACCAGAAGTTTCACTCGCCGCTGTCTCTGCTGCTTCGGCGGTTCGATCCCCAATACCAGTGTCTTCATCAAGTGCCGCAGAGagccaccatcatcatcacagaAGTTCATTATCATCAGTATACAGTCGCTGGGCCATGCCGTGTTCCTGTACGCAGTGCAGAATAAGCCCAGGTTTGCCAATCAGTCATCTACCATTAAGAAGTACAGAATTGGCAAGACCAATACCAGGAAAATAG